The DNA region CCGCCGGGCGCCGCCCGCCCCCGGCCGGCCCGGGGGACGCCCCGCGGGTCTGGCCGATCGCCGGCGGTGGGCCACCCGCACCCGAGCCGCCCCACCGATCGCCGCAATGTCGCCCCGGCCGGCCTCCTGAGGCATGCTCGGCGCCATGCGGCTCGGCATCGATTTCGGCACTACCCGCACGGTGGTCGCGGCGGTCCAGGACGGCCGCCACCCGCTCGCGTCGTTCGACGACGACGGCGAGGTCCGCGCGCACGTGCCCGGCATCGCGGCCGTGCGCGGCGGCGAGCTGCTGCTGGGCTGGCGCGCCGCCGGGGCCCTGGCCGACGGCACCGCCGAGCACGCGATCCGCTCGATCAAGCGGGTGATCTCGGCGCTGGCGCCCGACGAGCCGGTGCCGGGGCTGCCGGGGATCACCGCGCTGGAGCTGGCGACCGCGTTCTTCGCCGACCTGCGCGCCGGCCTGCTCGAGCGCAGCACGCTCGATCTCGATCCCGACCAGCCGCTCGAGGTGATGGCCGCGGTGCCCGCCAATGCGGCGTCGCGCCAGCGCTGGCTGACGCTCGAGGCGCTGCGCCGCGCGGGGTTCGCGCCGCTGGGCCTGCTCAACGAGCCGACCGCGGCGGCGCTGGACTTCGCGCACCGTCACCTCGAGCTCGGCCGCCGGAGCCCGAAGAAGTACGTCGTCGTCTACGACCTCGGCGGCGGCACCTTCGACACCTCGGCGGTGTCGCTCCAGGGCCGCCACTTCGATCTGATCGCCACGGCCGGGCTGGCCCACCTCGGCGGCGACGACTTCGACCAGCTGATCCTCGAGGCCGCCGGCGTCGCGCCCACCGCCGCCACGCTCGAGCGCGCCCGCGCCGCCAAGGAGACCCTGGCGCCGACCACGCGCCGCCTGCTGCTCGACCTGGGCCACGGCGAGCCCACCACGCTCGACGTCGCCGCGCTCTACGCCCGGGCCCAGCCGCTGATCAACGCCACGATCGCGCAGCTCGAGCAGCTCTTCGATCGGCTGCGCGCGCGCGGGATCGATCCGGACGACGCCCGCGAGCTCGGCGGCATCTACCTGGTCGGCGGCGGCGCCTCGTTCCCGGCGGTCGCCCGGACCCTGCGCGCCCGGTTCGCGCGCAAGCTGCAGCTCGCGCCCCAGCCGTTCGCGGCCACCGCGATCGGGCTGGCGATCGCGGCCGATCCCGACGCCCACGTGCTGATCCGCGAGGCGGTCACGCGCCACTTCGGCGTCTGGCGCGAGGCCGCCGCCGGCGCCGACAAGGTGTTCGACCCGCTGATCGGCAAGGACACCGCCGGCCCGGTCGTGATCGAGCGCCGCTACCGCCCGGCCCACCCGATCGGCCACCTGCGCTTCCTCGAGTGCGGCGCGCTCGACGATCGCGGCCAGCCGATCCAGGACCTCGTGTCCTGCCGCGACATCTACTTCCCGTACGACCCGGCGCTGGCCGAGCGCGGCGAGCTGGCGACCGAGCCCAACCCGCGCCGGGTCGAGCTGATGACCAACGAGATCGTCGAGACCTACACCTACGCCACCGACGGCACGATCTCGGTCCGGATCGAGAACCGCTCGCGCGGCTACGGCCGGACCTACGCGCTCGGCGCGAGCTGAGCCGCGGCGCGCACGCCGCGCGCTACTCGACGGCGTGCGACGCGAGCACCGCCGCGCCGGCGTCCGACGCGCCGCCGGTGACGCCCGGCGCCAGGCAGGTGCCGTCACACGCGCCGCTGACACACTCCGCGCCGATGGTGCAGGTGCCGCCGACGGCGACGGTGCCCATGAGCGC from Myxococcales bacterium includes:
- a CDS encoding Hsp70 family protein, whose amino-acid sequence is MRLGIDFGTTRTVVAAVQDGRHPLASFDDDGEVRAHVPGIAAVRGGELLLGWRAAGALADGTAEHAIRSIKRVISALAPDEPVPGLPGITALELATAFFADLRAGLLERSTLDLDPDQPLEVMAAVPANAASRQRWLTLEALRRAGFAPLGLLNEPTAAALDFAHRHLELGRRSPKKYVVVYDLGGGTFDTSAVSLQGRHFDLIATAGLAHLGGDDFDQLILEAAGVAPTAATLERARAAKETLAPTTRRLLLDLGHGEPTTLDVAALYARAQPLINATIAQLEQLFDRLRARGIDPDDARELGGIYLVGGGASFPAVARTLRARFARKLQLAPQPFAATAIGLAIAADPDAHVLIREAVTRHFGVWREAAAGADKVFDPLIGKDTAGPVVIERRYRPAHPIGHLRFLECGALDDRGQPIQDLVSCRDIYFPYDPALAERGELATEPNPRRVELMTNEIVETYTYATDGTISVRIENRSRGYGRTYALGAS